One genomic window of Monodelphis domestica isolate mMonDom1 chromosome 1, mMonDom1.pri, whole genome shotgun sequence includes the following:
- the URGCP gene encoding up-regulator of cell proliferation isoform X2, with protein MGADEITKREGTEREETTAWGTPTVKGQEMEDEAAKETEEEWPDRHSDLGEVVPEGKDSETTQAEQENTDGTEEAQENGQPIVADFLAEERSRLHETMSLLGLETYCNRKLSLQDARQISFDSMKNWAPQVPTDLPWSFLRKLLALNSEVRNTTLLSDLPQDDRTGEKETQVDEQEIYWGTSEDIYSLTELATTPDVPLNPLDLLCALLLCSDSFLQQELLVKMSLCQFALPVVLPDSENQNHTFLLWALRGVMRTWWWQSPGGSRTSREESLVLTRVPIISFARMDISSHSKSHLLNAVMSSSHHQPHDYFCHREMPSAANAREIADGLVEMSWYSPSGGSGGKENLDVFPEPVAFANLRGEIGSHWQQFKLLTETSSAVFILTDNIGQKEYELLCSLSGSTTRYYLILSPYRGKRNANLRFLNKLVSVLQMDYSHVLVKVSSTDSKRLVRRLQAIVANVIKSASRKVSLEDMAETARTLGLKVDEDCEECQKARERVEKITQDIHDAELYKREKLRLQGDPWRNIAQVEKELCRLQRAGDSSPEKYKSELRQRLLALRMHQNRYELGWAMQEFIKGIANPSLVEKQYFLGWMKLKLEEMARQRWRQSPEALAPLGPKHSRPAEFREQFWPAPLGVEHFLREMGQFYEAECYLVEAGKMAENQKRFTHFVGLASELVLSGFPLELMDRGTCCVPLRWVTGILRELHARLEGSPRLLVLSVLGTEGTGKSTLLNTMFGLQFATGRSCKPHGTFMQLISVTEDFRQDLGCDFILVIDSGGLTGGVTAARGERYELEVSLATLAMGLSNITVVSMAEAKDTPLAALHAFLKLEKLGHVPNCQLVSQDLSEGPVARPHLRDRRQLLQQLSDLSRAVAELEKQEEERTLSDMVLCDPEKHIWHIPRLWHGVPPMAPVSLGYCEAVFELKRCLLENIRNGVCHQHRDIVQLVELVGRL; from the exons GCACTCTGATTTGGGAGAAGTGGTCCCGGAAGGAAAGGACTCAGAGACAACACAGGCTGAACAGGAAAATACAG ATGGAACAGAAGAGGCTCAGGAGAATGGGCAGCCTATCGTGGCTGACTTCCTTGCAG AGGAAAGAAGTAGGCTTCATGAAACGATGTCACTCTTGGGACTGGAGACATACTGTAACAGGAAACTCAGCCTCCAGGATGCCCGGCAGATCAGCTTTGACAGTATGAAGAACTGGGCACCCCAGGTGCCTACCGACTTGCCTTGGAGCTTCCTGAGAAAGCTGTTGGCTCTTAACTCAGAAGTCAGAAACACTACCCTGCTCTCAGACTTGCCCCAGGATGACAGGACAGGTGAGAAGGAAACCCAAGTGGACGAGCAAGAAATATACTGGGGTACCTCGGAGGACATTTATTCTCTTACGGAGCTGGCCACCACCCCCGATGTGCCACTGAATCCCTTGGACCTCCTCTGTGCGCTTCTTCTTTGCTCAGACAGCTTTCTGCAGCAGGAGCTGCTGGTCAAGATGTCCCTTTGCCAGTTTGCCCTCCCTGTAGTCCTGCCCGACTCGGAGAACCAAAACCACACCTTCCTGCTGTGGGCCCTGCGGGGGGTAATGAGGACGTGGTGGTGGCAATCCCCGGGGGGATCCAGGACTTCGAGAGAGGAGAGTTTGGTGCTCACCAGGGTACCAATCATCTCCTTCGCACGCATGGACATCAGCAGCCACTCGAAGTCTCACCTCCTCAATGCCGTCATGAGCTCCTCCCACCACCAGCCTCACGACTACTTCTGCCATCGGGAGATGCCATCGGCAGCCAACGCTCGAGAGATTGCAGACGGGTTGGTAGAGATGTCCTGGTACTCCCccagcggcggcagcggcggcaaAGAGAACCTGGACGTCTTCCCAGAACCCGTAGCCTTTGCCAACCTGAGAGGCGAGATCGGAAGTCACTGGCAGCAGTTTAAGCTGCTGACCGAGACGTCGTCGGCCGTTTTCATATTAACTGACAACATAGGTCAAAAGGAGTACGAGCTgctctgctctctgagcgggTCCACCACTCGCTATTACCTCATCCTTAGCCCCTACCGTGGCAAACGCAACGCCAACCTGAGGTTCCTGAATAAGCTGGTCTCCGTCCTTCAAATGGACTACTCGCACGTCCTGGTGAAGGTCAGCAGCACCGACAGCAAACGCCTGGTCAGAAGGCTCCAGGCCATCGTGGCCAACGTCATCAAGTCGGCCAGTAGGAAGGTGTCTCTGGAGGACATGGCGGAAACAGCCAGGACCCTGGGGCTCAAGGTGGACGAGGACTGCGAGGAGTGTCAGAAGGCCCGAGAGCGGGTGGAGAAGATCACCCAGGACATCCACGACGCGGAGCTCTACAAGAGGGAGAAGCTCCGGCTGCAGGGGGACCCTTGGAGAAACATCGCTCAGGTGGAGAAGGAGCTCTGTCGGCTGCAGAGGGCGGGAGACTCTTCGCCGGAGAAATACAAATCAGAGCTCAGGCAGCGCCTGCTGGCCTTGAGGATGCACCAGAACCGCTACGAGCTGGGGTGGGCCATGCAGGAATTTATTAAGGGAATTGCCAATCCTTCCCTCGTGGAGAAGCAGTACTTCCTGGGCTGGATGAAGCTGAAGCTGGAGGAGATGGCCCGGCAGAGGTGGAGACAGTCGCCGGAGGCCCTCGCTCCGCTGGGACCAAAGCACAGCAGGCCGGCAGAATTCCGGGAGCAGTTCTGGCCCGCCCCCTTGGGGGTGGAGCACTTCTTGAGGGAAATGGGGCAGTTTTATGAGGCCGAATGCTATCTCGTGGAGGCGGGGAAGATGGCGGAAAACCAAAAGCGCTTCACGCACTTTGTCGGCCTGGCCTCGGAGCTGGTGCTCAGCGGCTTTCCTCTGGAACTGATGGATCGAGGCACCTGCTGCGTCCCCTTGCGGTGGGTGACGGGCATCCTGAGGGAGCTCCACGCTCGGCTGGAGGGCAGTCCCCGCCTGCTGGTGCTCTCGGTGCTGGGCACAGAGGGCACGGGGAAATCCACTCTGCTCAATACCATGTTTGGGCTCCAGTTCGCCACGGGCAGGAGCTGCAAGCCCCATGGGACTTTCATGCAGCTCATTTCCGTGACGGAGGACTTCCGCCAGGACCTGGGCTGCGACTTCATTCTGGTCATCGACTCGGGAGGCTTGACGGGCGGGGTCACGGCCGCCAGGGGGGAGAGGTACGAGCTGGAGGTCTCTCTGGCCACTCTCGCCATGGGGCTCAGCAACATCACCGTGGTCAGCATGGCCGAAGCCAAGGACACCCCTCTGGCGGCCCTCCACGCCTTTCTGAAGCTTGAAAAATTGGGGCACGTCCCCAACTGTCAACTCGTGTCCCAGGACCTGAGCGAAGGGCCGGTGGCCAGACCCCACCTGAGAGACCGGAGGCAGCTGCTGCAACAACTGAGTGACTTGAGCCGGGCCGTGGCCGAGCTGGAGAAGCAGGAGGAGGAGCGGACCCTTTCCGACATGGTCCTGTGCGACCCTGAGAAACACATCTGGCACATCCCTCGTTTGTGGCACGGAGTGCCCCCCATGGCCCCGGTAAGCCTCGGCTACTGCGAGGCCGTCTTTGAGCTGAAGAGATGTCTGCTGGAGAACATCCGCAATGGCGTGTGCCATCAACACAGAGACATTGTACAACTGGTGGAACTGGTGGGGCGGCTGTGA
- the URGCP gene encoding up-regulator of cell proliferation isoform X3: protein MASPGHSDLGEVVPEGKDSETTQAEQENTDGTEEAQENGQPIVADFLAEERSRLHETMSLLGLETYCNRKLSLQDARQISFDSMKNWAPQVPTDLPWSFLRKLLALNSEVRNTTLLSDLPQDDRTGEKETQVDEQEIYWGTSEDIYSLTELATTPDVPLNPLDLLCALLLCSDSFLQQELLVKMSLCQFALPVVLPDSENQNHTFLLWALRGVMRTWWWQSPGGSRTSREESLVLTRVPIISFARMDISSHSKSHLLNAVMSSSHHQPHDYFCHREMPSAANAREIADGLVEMSWYSPSGGSGGKENLDVFPEPVAFANLRGEIGSHWQQFKLLTETSSAVFILTDNIGQKEYELLCSLSGSTTRYYLILSPYRGKRNANLRFLNKLVSVLQMDYSHVLVKVSSTDSKRLVRRLQAIVANVIKSASRKVSLEDMAETARTLGLKVDEDCEECQKARERVEKITQDIHDAELYKREKLRLQGDPWRNIAQVEKELCRLQRAGDSSPEKYKSELRQRLLALRMHQNRYELGWAMQEFIKGIANPSLVEKQYFLGWMKLKLEEMARQRWRQSPEALAPLGPKHSRPAEFREQFWPAPLGVEHFLREMGQFYEAECYLVEAGKMAENQKRFTHFVGLASELVLSGFPLELMDRGTCCVPLRWVTGILRELHARLEGSPRLLVLSVLGTEGTGKSTLLNTMFGLQFATGRSCKPHGTFMQLISVTEDFRQDLGCDFILVIDSGGLTGGVTAARGERYELEVSLATLAMGLSNITVVSMAEAKDTPLAALHAFLKLEKLGHVPNCQLVSQDLSEGPVARPHLRDRRQLLQQLSDLSRAVAELEKQEEERTLSDMVLCDPEKHIWHIPRLWHGVPPMAPVSLGYCEAVFELKRCLLENIRNGVCHQHRDIVQLVELVGRL from the exons GCACTCTGATTTGGGAGAAGTGGTCCCGGAAGGAAAGGACTCAGAGACAACACAGGCTGAACAGGAAAATACAG ATGGAACAGAAGAGGCTCAGGAGAATGGGCAGCCTATCGTGGCTGACTTCCTTGCAG AGGAAAGAAGTAGGCTTCATGAAACGATGTCACTCTTGGGACTGGAGACATACTGTAACAGGAAACTCAGCCTCCAGGATGCCCGGCAGATCAGCTTTGACAGTATGAAGAACTGGGCACCCCAGGTGCCTACCGACTTGCCTTGGAGCTTCCTGAGAAAGCTGTTGGCTCTTAACTCAGAAGTCAGAAACACTACCCTGCTCTCAGACTTGCCCCAGGATGACAGGACAGGTGAGAAGGAAACCCAAGTGGACGAGCAAGAAATATACTGGGGTACCTCGGAGGACATTTATTCTCTTACGGAGCTGGCCACCACCCCCGATGTGCCACTGAATCCCTTGGACCTCCTCTGTGCGCTTCTTCTTTGCTCAGACAGCTTTCTGCAGCAGGAGCTGCTGGTCAAGATGTCCCTTTGCCAGTTTGCCCTCCCTGTAGTCCTGCCCGACTCGGAGAACCAAAACCACACCTTCCTGCTGTGGGCCCTGCGGGGGGTAATGAGGACGTGGTGGTGGCAATCCCCGGGGGGATCCAGGACTTCGAGAGAGGAGAGTTTGGTGCTCACCAGGGTACCAATCATCTCCTTCGCACGCATGGACATCAGCAGCCACTCGAAGTCTCACCTCCTCAATGCCGTCATGAGCTCCTCCCACCACCAGCCTCACGACTACTTCTGCCATCGGGAGATGCCATCGGCAGCCAACGCTCGAGAGATTGCAGACGGGTTGGTAGAGATGTCCTGGTACTCCCccagcggcggcagcggcggcaaAGAGAACCTGGACGTCTTCCCAGAACCCGTAGCCTTTGCCAACCTGAGAGGCGAGATCGGAAGTCACTGGCAGCAGTTTAAGCTGCTGACCGAGACGTCGTCGGCCGTTTTCATATTAACTGACAACATAGGTCAAAAGGAGTACGAGCTgctctgctctctgagcgggTCCACCACTCGCTATTACCTCATCCTTAGCCCCTACCGTGGCAAACGCAACGCCAACCTGAGGTTCCTGAATAAGCTGGTCTCCGTCCTTCAAATGGACTACTCGCACGTCCTGGTGAAGGTCAGCAGCACCGACAGCAAACGCCTGGTCAGAAGGCTCCAGGCCATCGTGGCCAACGTCATCAAGTCGGCCAGTAGGAAGGTGTCTCTGGAGGACATGGCGGAAACAGCCAGGACCCTGGGGCTCAAGGTGGACGAGGACTGCGAGGAGTGTCAGAAGGCCCGAGAGCGGGTGGAGAAGATCACCCAGGACATCCACGACGCGGAGCTCTACAAGAGGGAGAAGCTCCGGCTGCAGGGGGACCCTTGGAGAAACATCGCTCAGGTGGAGAAGGAGCTCTGTCGGCTGCAGAGGGCGGGAGACTCTTCGCCGGAGAAATACAAATCAGAGCTCAGGCAGCGCCTGCTGGCCTTGAGGATGCACCAGAACCGCTACGAGCTGGGGTGGGCCATGCAGGAATTTATTAAGGGAATTGCCAATCCTTCCCTCGTGGAGAAGCAGTACTTCCTGGGCTGGATGAAGCTGAAGCTGGAGGAGATGGCCCGGCAGAGGTGGAGACAGTCGCCGGAGGCCCTCGCTCCGCTGGGACCAAAGCACAGCAGGCCGGCAGAATTCCGGGAGCAGTTCTGGCCCGCCCCCTTGGGGGTGGAGCACTTCTTGAGGGAAATGGGGCAGTTTTATGAGGCCGAATGCTATCTCGTGGAGGCGGGGAAGATGGCGGAAAACCAAAAGCGCTTCACGCACTTTGTCGGCCTGGCCTCGGAGCTGGTGCTCAGCGGCTTTCCTCTGGAACTGATGGATCGAGGCACCTGCTGCGTCCCCTTGCGGTGGGTGACGGGCATCCTGAGGGAGCTCCACGCTCGGCTGGAGGGCAGTCCCCGCCTGCTGGTGCTCTCGGTGCTGGGCACAGAGGGCACGGGGAAATCCACTCTGCTCAATACCATGTTTGGGCTCCAGTTCGCCACGGGCAGGAGCTGCAAGCCCCATGGGACTTTCATGCAGCTCATTTCCGTGACGGAGGACTTCCGCCAGGACCTGGGCTGCGACTTCATTCTGGTCATCGACTCGGGAGGCTTGACGGGCGGGGTCACGGCCGCCAGGGGGGAGAGGTACGAGCTGGAGGTCTCTCTGGCCACTCTCGCCATGGGGCTCAGCAACATCACCGTGGTCAGCATGGCCGAAGCCAAGGACACCCCTCTGGCGGCCCTCCACGCCTTTCTGAAGCTTGAAAAATTGGGGCACGTCCCCAACTGTCAACTCGTGTCCCAGGACCTGAGCGAAGGGCCGGTGGCCAGACCCCACCTGAGAGACCGGAGGCAGCTGCTGCAACAACTGAGTGACTTGAGCCGGGCCGTGGCCGAGCTGGAGAAGCAGGAGGAGGAGCGGACCCTTTCCGACATGGTCCTGTGCGACCCTGAGAAACACATCTGGCACATCCCTCGTTTGTGGCACGGAGTGCCCCCCATGGCCCCGGTAAGCCTCGGCTACTGCGAGGCCGTCTTTGAGCTGAAGAGATGTCTGCTGGAGAACATCCGCAATGGCGTGTGCCATCAACACAGAGACATTGTACAACTGGTGGAACTGGTGGGGCGGCTGTGA